One Branchiostoma floridae strain S238N-H82 chromosome 15, Bfl_VNyyK, whole genome shotgun sequence DNA window includes the following coding sequences:
- the LOC118432178 gene encoding cholinephosphotransferase 1-like: MTHPLTRIFWNWLVKRFPLWVAPNLITLFGLVINVVTSLLLLYHSPTAREEAPAWAYLAFAIGIFVYQTLDAIDGKQARRTGSGTPLGSLFDHGCDAITKALTRSDQKKDERENEEEERSREEASEDDATEYSRSDPSPGLAFLFPVTLAFVAYKMSSVSLYQTHPCLFLSMVGITVAKITIKLIIAQMTKSNMTILDSSLIGPGLLLLDQCLNSFINEYILLWLSLVYVTLDLATYSSVLCMQICDHLDIYCFSITSKPSLNGLKLRKL, from the exons atgacgcacccgcttACACGA ATCTTTTGGAACTGGCTGGTGAAACGATTTCCGCTCTGGGTGGCACCAAACCTCATAACGCTTTTTGGGCTGGTCATCAACGTAGTGACGTCACTGCTCCTTCTGTATCATTCTCCTACAGCACGGGAAGAG GCCCCGGCGTGGGCGTATCTGGCATTCGCTATTGGGATTTTCGTTTATCAAACTCTGGACGCCATCGATGGGAAACAGGCACGCCGAACGGGAAGCGGAACACCGCTTGGGTCCCTGTTTGACCACGGCTGTGACGCTATAACTAAAG CTTTGACCAGATCCGACCAAAAGAAAGATGAGAGGGAAAATGAGGAAGAGGAGAGGAGTAGGGAAGAAGCGTCAGAAGATGACGCCACTGAGTACAGTCGA AGTGACCCTTCTCCTGGCCTTGCCTTCCTGTTCCCTGTTACCCTGGCTTTTGTGGCCTACAAGATGTCCTCTGTGAGCCTGTACCAGACCCATCCCTGTCTGTTCCTGTCCATGGTCGGAATAACGGTTGCAAAAATCACCATCAAACTTATA ATCGCACAGATGACGAAAAGTAACATGACGATATTGGACTCGTCACTGATTGGCCCAGGTTTGCTGCTCCTAGACCAATGCCTCAACAGCTTCATCAATGAGTACATCCTTTTGTGGTTGAGTTTG GTGTACGTGACCCTTGACCTGGCTACTTACAGTTCCGTGTTGTGTATGCAAATCTGCGACCACCTTGACATCTACTGTTTTAGTATCACGAGCAAGCCGTCACTCAATGGACTGAAATTAAGGAAGCtgtaa